Below is a genomic region from Ziziphus jujuba cultivar Dongzao chromosome 7, ASM3175591v1.
TGATGAGAAAAAATTGGAGAGAGAAGAGAATGATGATGAATCAAAGCAGAGAAACAAGGCAATTAGTCTTACAGAAGAAAAGCTTGAGCAAAATCAGGATTCAGAACAAAATGATGGTGAGAATACCAACGATAGCCAGGAAAAGAGTGAGGCTTCAATTGATAATTTCTCTGCTGGAGCCCAATCAGAACTTTTGAAGGAGACTAATACTCAAAATGATGCATGGTCAACTCAAGCCACAGAATCACAGAATGAGAAGGAATTGCTACAGACTTCAATATCCAAGTCCCTGAATGGGCACACATGGAAAATCTGTAATGTCACTGCTGGGCCAGACTACATCCCTTGTCTTGATAATTGGCAAGCTATCAAAAAGCTTCCAAGTCGAAGTCACTATCAACATCGAGAAAGGCACTGTCCTGATGAAGGTCCCACCTGTCTTGTTTCTCTACCTGAAGGATATAAAAGCCCGGTTAAGTGGCCGGCAAGTAGGGACAAGGTATGTTTACTACCCTTTTAAGTAAAAAACTATTTGTGGCTTGCTTAAGATTGAAATTTATTCTTTTGGTCCGTTTTGCAGATATGGTACAATAATGTTCCTAACACCAAACTTGCAGTGGTTAAGGGGCACCAGAATTGGGTAAAAGTAAGTGGTGAATACCTTATTTTCCCTGGTGGTGGAACTCAGTTCAAGAATGGTGCTCTTCACTACATTGATTTCATTCAAAAAGTAAGTTCCTGTCATGTTTTTTATTCTCTGTAAATTTTCTGGGGACAACTGATTTCATAAATGTTACTTATTTCACAAGTTTACAAAAatccattttctgaaaattttgcAGGAATATATTTCTCATTGCACATATGAGTGTAATGTCATAACTTGTAATAGCAATGTGCAGAAATCAGGGAATGGAGCATATGTAATCTATGCATGCCATGTAGTTTCCCACCAACTACTACAGGccttttttgattaatttttctagttaatttataaatatgtatattttctttttacttttgcaGTTCCTATTGTTAAATGCTTATTCAATGCAGCAAGCTTACCTTAATGGTTTGAGGTTTCATTTCTGAAAGCAGTATTTGTTGTTCTAGCTCTTGTTATAAATAAAGCATAATATGGATATCCATCTTGGTTCTGCAGTCTCTTCCAAATATAGCATGGGGTAAAAGAAGCCGTGTGATTTTGGATGTTGGGTGTGGGGTGGCCAGTTTCGGGGGATTTCTATTTGAAAGAGATGTTCTTGCAATGTCATTTGCTCCAAAGGATGAACATGAAGCCCAAGTACAATTTGCACTTGAAAGGGGAATTCCTGCTATATCAGCTGTTATGGGCACCAAGAGATTACCCTTTCCAAGCGCTGTCTTTGATGTTGTCCATTGTGCGCGTTGTAGGGTTCCTTGGCATCTTGAAGGTGACATGTGCATctgttttaggatttttttttttttttttttttttttttttttcccccctcttgTTGTTGGagacacacatacacacatatatgtttTCCACACTCAAAGAGGTATAATTTGAAATGCAATACAGGCGGTAAACTTCTTTTGGAATTGGACCGGTTATTAAGACCTGGTGGTTACTTTGTTTGGTCTGCCACTCCGGTTTACCAGAAGCTTCCTGAAGATGTTGGCATTTGGAAAGGTAAAATACTTGTCATCCAATGCTTGTTGCTCTGAAGAGAGAGAGGATTTTATGGAATTCTGCTGACATGCTTTCTGTTTCTGATCTGTTTCTGTGTCTatgtccctctctctctctctctctctctattgtCATAAACAATGTCAGCGATGACGGAACTAACAAAATCAATGTGCTGGGATCTGGTGGTGATTAGAAAGGACAAACTGAATGATGTTGCTGCAGCATTTTATAGAAAACCAACTTCCAATGACTGCTATAACAACAGACGAAAACAAGAGCCTCCTCTTTGCAGTGATTCTGATGATCCAGATGCAGCCTGGTACTTCTTTTGTGCATGTTTTAAGACATTGCTTTTTGTTATCTAATCAGTAGTCCCTACTTACTAGAACAACTGTTTCTGTGAGAAGTCTGCAAAGAAATATCATACAATATGTTCTTTTGTATGTGACATCAGGAATGTACCGCTGGAGCCATGCATACACAAAGTGCCAGAGGATGCATCAAAACGTGGTTCTAATTGGCCTGCACAATGGCCTTCAAGGTTGGAGAAACCGCCTTATTGGTTGAAGTCTCAGCGTGGGGTCTACGGCAAAGCTGCTCCGGAAGATTTCACTGCTGATTACAAGCATTGGAAAAATGTTGTCTCTGAGTCATATTTAAATGGGTTGGGAATCAACTGGTCTTCTGTGAGGAATATCATGGACATGAGAGCCGTATATGGAGGGTAAGCAATTCATTATAATTTCTAGTCTTTTTACTGGTCCTCATTTATTGGAAACTTGATCTTGAGATTGGATGCCATTTCCTCCCTTACCATCTGATTACTTTTTCCTTGTATTTATACTTTCAGGTTTGCTGCAGCACTGAAAGACTTGAAAGTGTGGATTATGAACGTGGTTCCGATTGACAATCCTGATACACTCCCGATAATCTTTGAACGTGGTTTAACTGGAATGTATCATGATTGGTGTGAATCATTCAGTACCTACCCCAGAACTTATGATCTTCTCCATGCAGACCATCTATTTGCAGACCTTAAAAAGAGGTTTCTATTATCTAGCATTTCCACTGTTTTACGTAGCCAACCTAAATATTCTGCACTATCTGATTCTCTAGAGACATCCGCAATGATCCTCCTGATTCAATTTGAATATGATATTCTGGCAACAGGTGCAACTTGGTGGCAGTGATGGCAGAGGTTGATAGGATTCTGAGGCCAGAAGGAAAGCTAATTGTACGTGACAATGCAGAAACCATAAATGAGTTGGAGAGTATAGTTAAATCTCTGAAATGGGATGTCCAATTAATATTTTCGAAGGACAAGGAAGGCTTGCTCTGTGTTCAGAAGACATTTTGGCGTCCCGCAGAATCAGAAACACTTGCATCAGCAATTGCTTGAGCAAGACGCTCTCAATGACCGTATGAGGCTGCTGATGTAGGCTTATTTAGTATCTGATAATTTTGGTTGCTTAAGCATTTTAATTTAAGGATGCGATAGTTATATTCTCTTTTGGCATATGTAAATCAAATGTAGTTGGTTATTCTTTCAGAAGCGCTTAAGCTCTTCATACTCCCCCTTTctttttgtcattttatttcttttactttttttccacAATAGCAATTCCCTCTCAAATTAGTGGAATTGAGCCAAGAATTTCTGTTGTATTCTTATattaacattataaaaaaaattaatcaaattcacTCTCGGTTTAAGAGaacatgtttttgtttttgtaattcaTCTTActaccgaaaaaaaaaataaaaaaaaattgcagtaaTCTTGTTAAATCGCAGCTTTTTCTCTCTGCTAGTTCTCTTTTATCAGCCGCATGAGCCAGCATTTGCTGCCTTGTAATGTGGTGGTATAGAGGTAACATCATGCTAAAACGAGAGATAAAGGGATCATGCTTTTATCCCTTTTGCGGAATGAACATATCTGAAAATGTTCCTTTGACCAGAAAATCCAGCAATAGCTCAAGAATACACATATATTCTCTGACCTAGAGTTTCTTAATTTATGGTAGCCGTATTAGTTTAAATTAGAAAGCATGTGCTTGGTTGTACGGTTTTCCCTTTGCACAATATTTATATCTCTATAACTATATAAACATGTCTATGGTCGCTGGTCAATGTCACTTTAGATAAACACAGGCTGGATAAAAAATCTTTCGAAGTGCCAAAAAAGGGGTCCGACAGTAGAACTTTGAAGAAGATTTACTGACTAGCAAATCCTATTGCCAATCTGACTTTATTGTTGATAACCATCACAATCgctttgtttaaatttaaattatcatttcattAACTTTAATATATTGTCTCCTAATACTGTTCAATATACTCAAATTTTACCatcttttacattttttctttaaatttttttgcccCTCATAGATTCTAAATTTCAACCGGTCATCGCTTAGCATAGATTGAGATAGGAAATTAGTATTCATCGATTTTTGTGCATGCAGATCAagggaaaatgaaaaattagtttGCTGATGGTTTTAATGCTatgtaatttcataaattaGTTTTCTAAGGGATAAAATTAGTGATCAATTAGACATAGAGCACTTATGAGTGAGAATTTGGACCCTACCACTTAGAACGATGTGCACTGTCCATCTTCTTCCAACTCTTTTTTTCCCAAATAAGCCTTgcataattcaaaatatttatctttcatCCGACATTCTTCCATACTTTActacaattttataattttcagccACGCATGttcttcatatttttatatcccACAAGCGGCTACTTTCTCTTCGATGACTTGCTCTATTTGACTACATAAAAATGTCAGGAAGATTTGGAAGTGAGACTTTCAGTTTCAGCCAATGATTTGGACCTTCAtatgttttgtttatatttcaTAATGAAAAAAAGCTAAGACTACGCAATGGCTATGATATAATTGAATTTGTTGCTAGAACTGAGAAATTTTAACAGGGGGTGCCCCATTAACTAAGGAACTCGGTGCCCTGATCGATCACCAGCCTttctaattataatattattagttaCCTCACTGACACCATTGATAGGCGTTATCTTTTTGTTGTAAAACTAGCTTTTTGTTGGCAAAATAGCGTACAAAAGTGTCAGGATGCTTTCTTTGGACTcctttagaaaattttatatccTTTTTCTTAGTTAGACTTGTTTGGCTTCTGAGCTATGTGCAAATAATGAAAAGAGAACTCTCCTCATGTTTGCATGATTGAAGTATAAGAATCATAATGCTAGGATTTAGAGGGCTTTCTTTCCGACCATAGGTTTAGAGGGCGTTACTGATGATGGTTATTATATTTTCCATGATATATGTAACTCGCCCCATGACCATCAAACTATATACATATTGAATTTAATAGATTAATATgcacatataatttaattcattatGATATACGTAGATTTGTGAAGCCAagaagatgcatatatatggtgCATCATGTCATATAGATGATATGATGgcatatttatgtttatgtagaattatttattaatatatacccACTTGAACAAACACTGACAACAAGGATTTCTTACCAGACCCACTAAtattaaacatttaaatttCCCAATTAAGGGGGTCCAATCGGGAATAAATTAGATCCCACAAATTCCTCACTTTCCACTAAACAGATTCTAGTTCAAATAGACAAAAGAGATAGTTTTCACAACATGAGCTGCTCAACAGTTTTAGAATTATCAAATGATGCTTTGTCTGCCATTGACATACCTTTCCTCTAACAAACCTAGTTGGCAGTCTCCATACATTACTCAACATGTCTGCTACCACACACTCTCTAAAGCTGCTATCTTTTGGAAGTTAAAGGACCCTTCCCCCTCGTGGCCATTCTTTGTGTAGTACTCGATTCTCTCGACCATGTTAGGTTCTTGGAGGCACAAGTGCTTGCTCTTCACTCTTCTTGCTTTTATTGTTCTCTCTGAGGGTTCAAGATTGCCTAAGGAGTATTGGGAACAGATGCTGCCTAAGAAGCTTCCAACTCCTTCCTCTTCCCCTTCCAAAGGTACCAATTCTGTAACTAAATCGTCTTCAAAAGCCGTAGAAGCTAATAGAAAACTTCCTTATTCGTCGGACGGAAAAGTCTAGCTAATCGCCCCATAAGGAGCTCTGATTTGGATTTTCTCTCCGCTGCTGAAAGTGCAAAAGTAATCCTctaaaattgcatatatatatatatatatatatgcattttgtaATCTGATTGAGAGGACAGCATGAAGAATTTTGTAATCTTACAGCGGTTCATAAGTACGGGTCTGATGTGCTTATGGTATATATCAACAGAATCATGCCCTCTTGTAGATTTCTGGTACTTGGAATGGTCTGCGGATATATAAAGTTTCTTGTAAAGATAAGTGACTAGATTCATCATCTGAACTGGATGGATACAAAAAATGATTAGATAAAAATAGAACTTCTTTGGTGATTAGTGCGATAATGTGATCAATAGATCCTATtaccaattttatatatatataaaatgttgtgcattaatcttttttatttttttattttttaggacgAAATTTTGTGTATCAATCTGAATTTTCCgttcaaacaaaaatattcatACTTACCATTTATAGCATTGTCTTGATTTCTTTTACAATTTAGTTTCTTACATGTGACTcataatttgaaatattagctTGTAAGAAGTTGTAGACCAGCAACTTCAAGTAAGTGAATTTAGCTAATTATTTTCTGTTCATTTCTTTCTCTGGTGTTTGCCTtcttattatattgttattccCAACTTTGTTCTGCTAAGTAAGAATTTGGGCGTTAGTTTCAAAGTCTGCAGCAACGGAATTAATTTCCCTGTTCTTACAATTTTATCATAAAGAGATTAGGGGGGCCAAAACTTTA
It encodes:
- the LOC107423461 gene encoding probable methyltransferase PMT24 isoform X1, with the translated sequence MTMALGKYSRADGRKPSSCCSTVSVVVFVAFCLVGVWMLMSSVVPVQNQDLPSQETINKVKRQVLADTNSKQFEDTSGDLPEDATNDDGGAGDSRNSEIQNVEEHETSNTSEENQEEFALKEQSEVETESQNDSEKSAGENSEDGQKKESENDWDEDKNGNSNSEAGETNENEQSESEKRSDKSESDTEQDEKKLEREENDDEKKLEREENDDESKQRNKAISLTEEKLEQNQDSEQNDGENTNDSQEKSEASIDNFSAGAQSELLKETNTQNDAWSTQATESQNEKELLQTSISKSLNGHTWKICNVTAGPDYIPCLDNWQAIKKLPSRSHYQHRERHCPDEGPTCLVSLPEGYKSPVKWPASRDKIWYNNVPNTKLAVVKGHQNWVKVSGEYLIFPGGGTQFKNGALHYIDFIQKEYISHCTYECNVITCNSNVQKSGNGAYVIYACHSLPNIAWGKRSRVILDVGCGVASFGGFLFERDVLAMSFAPKDEHEAQVQFALERGIPAISAVMGTKRLPFPSAVFDVVHCARCRVPWHLEGGKLLLELDRLLRPGGYFVWSATPVYQKLPEDVGIWKAMTELTKSMCWDLVVIRKDKLNDVAAAFYRKPTSNDCYNNRRKQEPPLCSDSDDPDAAWNVPLEPCIHKVPEDASKRGSNWPAQWPSRLEKPPYWLKSQRGVYGKAAPEDFTADYKHWKNVVSESYLNGLGINWSSVRNIMDMRAVYGGFAAALKDLKVWIMNVVPIDNPDTLPIIFERGLTGMYHDWCESFSTYPRTYDLLHADHLFADLKKRCNLVAVMAEVDRILRPEGKLIVRDNAETINELESIVKSLKWDVQLIFSKDKEGLLCVQKTFWRPAESETLASAIA
- the LOC107423461 gene encoding probable methyltransferase PMT24 isoform X2, yielding MTMALGKYSRADGRKPSSCCSTVSVVVFVAFCLVGVWMLMSSVVPVQNQDLPSQETINKVKRQVLADTNSKQFEDTSGDLPEDATNDDGGAGDSRNSEIQNVEEHETSNTSEENQEEFALKEQSEVETESQNDSEKSAGENSEDGQKKESENDWDEDKNGNSNSEAGETNENEQSESEKRSDKSESDTEQDEKKLEREENDDEKKLEREENDDESKQRNKAISLTEEKLEQNQDSEQNDGENTNDSQEKSEASIDNFSAGAQSELLKETNTQNDAWSTQATESQNEKELLQTSISKSLNGHTWKICNVTAGPDYIPCLDNWQAIKKLPSRSHYQHRERHCPDEGPTCLVSLPEGYKSPVKWPASRDKIWYNNVPNTKLAVVKGHQNWVKVSGEYLIFPGGGTQFKNGALHYIDFIQKSLPNIAWGKRSRVILDVGCGVASFGGFLFERDVLAMSFAPKDEHEAQVQFALERGIPAISAVMGTKRLPFPSAVFDVVHCARCRVPWHLEGGKLLLELDRLLRPGGYFVWSATPVYQKLPEDVGIWKAMTELTKSMCWDLVVIRKDKLNDVAAAFYRKPTSNDCYNNRRKQEPPLCSDSDDPDAAWNVPLEPCIHKVPEDASKRGSNWPAQWPSRLEKPPYWLKSQRGVYGKAAPEDFTADYKHWKNVVSESYLNGLGINWSSVRNIMDMRAVYGGFAAALKDLKVWIMNVVPIDNPDTLPIIFERGLTGMYHDWCESFSTYPRTYDLLHADHLFADLKKRCNLVAVMAEVDRILRPEGKLIVRDNAETINELESIVKSLKWDVQLIFSKDKEGLLCVQKTFWRPAESETLASAIA